The Catenuloplanes niger genome includes a window with the following:
- a CDS encoding ABC transporter permease → MRIVDQPLLRVALAGLRAHYVRLLMTAAAIVVGVSFLAGSLVYGDTARAAFYDDLAKSSRNVDVVVQSGWSLLDRGALDRVRAVDGVADADGRVIANMGMLGADGKLLITSGHVGYGISVPTSAGLSRFDVAAGRVPERAGEIAVEQQTVQQQGFTLGGTVRLVGRDGAPVEFTLVGVLDLGVNKLFGGSSVGALTDADLRRITNTDRYTQIVATAAPGVSQAELRSRVQAAAPGGWTMTGDELAEELAVEAGKYVDGFLSVLIGFGLVALTVSGFVIYNTFAMLAAQRGRELALLRCVGASRGQVLGSVLIEASVLGVLASLGGVLASLVVGQGLLLSRELVATSIPDHALVLRWPTVLVAVGFGTALTLLGALAPAVAASRVPPLTALRDAGTIEHRETGRRSRTVVFAVLTGLGLLIALGGLGLDFAGLPLVLGGAMLVFLGLVTGAPLVIGRLIRAVGALPARVFGVPVRLATLNAYRNPRRVAATTSALMIGVTLMSLFSVLLATARDQAGRELTENFPVDFVLAPKRVNADGPVTAADGVPQAAIDALAARPELATVAPARLASRETDPRFYGDAAVWATSGAVRPEVKEGDLGALGTGTAAVQRDYAATLGAGLGDRLTLPRAGQVRIIALYDDAPLDASVMLSWDGFTAAYGAGAANRVLIDVADGTPVADARRVVDAALAGYPLVQVESAADAAESLTASLDELLAIFAALLGMSVLIALFGISNTLSLSVFERTRESATLRALGLTRRQLRATLLSEAALMALVGALAGVLFGAATGWAASLGLISVYGTGLPVLPVGRLALFAAVASGAALVAAVLPARRAARASVVAALTDA, encoded by the coding sequence GTGCGCATAGTTGATCAACCGCTGCTCCGGGTCGCGCTGGCCGGCCTGCGGGCGCACTACGTCCGGCTGCTGATGACCGCGGCCGCGATCGTGGTCGGTGTGAGCTTCCTCGCCGGCTCGCTGGTCTACGGCGACACCGCGCGCGCCGCGTTCTATGACGACCTCGCGAAGTCGTCCCGGAACGTGGACGTGGTGGTCCAGTCCGGCTGGAGCCTGCTCGACCGCGGCGCGCTCGACCGGGTGCGCGCGGTCGACGGCGTGGCCGACGCGGACGGCCGGGTGATCGCGAACATGGGCATGCTGGGCGCGGACGGCAAGCTCCTGATCACCAGCGGGCACGTCGGCTACGGGATCTCCGTGCCCACGTCCGCCGGCCTGTCGCGCTTCGACGTGGCGGCCGGCCGGGTGCCGGAGCGGGCCGGCGAGATCGCGGTCGAGCAGCAGACCGTGCAGCAACAGGGCTTCACGCTCGGCGGCACCGTGCGGCTGGTCGGCCGCGACGGCGCGCCGGTCGAGTTCACCCTGGTGGGCGTGCTCGACCTGGGCGTCAACAAGCTCTTCGGCGGCTCGTCCGTCGGCGCGCTCACCGATGCCGACCTGCGCCGGATCACGAACACGGACCGCTACACGCAGATCGTGGCCACGGCGGCGCCCGGCGTGAGCCAGGCGGAACTGCGCTCGCGCGTCCAGGCCGCGGCCCCCGGCGGCTGGACGATGACCGGCGACGAACTGGCCGAGGAACTGGCCGTCGAGGCCGGCAAGTACGTGGACGGGTTCCTGTCCGTGCTGATCGGCTTCGGCCTGGTCGCGCTGACCGTCTCCGGCTTCGTCATCTACAACACGTTCGCCATGCTCGCGGCGCAGCGCGGCCGAGAGCTGGCACTGCTGCGCTGCGTGGGCGCGTCCCGCGGTCAGGTGCTCGGCTCGGTGCTGATCGAGGCGTCCGTGCTCGGCGTGCTCGCCTCGCTCGGCGGCGTGCTGGCCAGTCTCGTGGTCGGCCAGGGCCTGCTGCTGTCCCGCGAGCTGGTGGCCACCTCGATCCCGGACCACGCGCTGGTGCTGCGCTGGCCGACCGTGCTGGTCGCGGTCGGCTTCGGCACCGCGCTGACGCTGCTCGGCGCGCTGGCGCCGGCGGTCGCGGCGAGCCGGGTGCCGCCGCTGACCGCGCTGCGCGACGCGGGCACGATCGAGCACCGGGAGACCGGGCGACGGTCCCGGACGGTGGTCTTCGCGGTGCTGACCGGGCTCGGCCTGCTGATCGCGCTGGGTGGTCTGGGGCTGGACTTCGCCGGGCTGCCGCTGGTGCTCGGCGGCGCGATGCTGGTGTTCCTCGGCTTGGTCACCGGCGCGCCGCTGGTGATCGGCCGGCTGATCCGGGCGGTCGGCGCGCTGCCGGCCCGGGTATTCGGGGTGCCGGTGCGGCTGGCGACGCTGAACGCGTACCGGAACCCGCGCCGTGTCGCGGCCACCACCAGCGCGCTGATGATCGGCGTGACGCTGATGTCGCTGTTCAGCGTGCTCCTGGCCACCGCGCGCGACCAGGCCGGGAGGGAGCTGACCGAGAACTTCCCGGTCGATTTCGTGCTGGCGCCGAAGCGGGTGAACGCGGACGGGCCGGTCACCGCGGCCGACGGCGTGCCGCAGGCGGCGATCGACGCGCTCGCCGCCCGCCCGGAGCTGGCGACGGTCGCACCGGCGCGCCTGGCCTCGCGGGAGACCGATCCGAGGTTCTACGGCGACGCCGCGGTGTGGGCGACCTCGGGCGCGGTCCGGCCCGAGGTCAAGGAGGGCGATCTCGGCGCGCTCGGCACCGGGACGGCCGCGGTGCAACGGGACTACGCGGCCACGCTCGGCGCCGGGCTGGGCGATCGGCTCACGCTGCCGCGCGCGGGGCAGGTCAGGATCATCGCGCTGTACGACGACGCGCCGCTGGACGCGTCCGTGATGCTCTCCTGGGACGGGTTCACCGCGGCGTACGGTGCCGGGGCCGCGAATCGCGTGCTGATCGACGTGGCCGACGGCACGCCGGTCGCGGACGCCCGCCGGGTCGTCGACGCCGCGCTGGCCGGATACCCGCTGGTGCAGGTGGAGAGCGCGGCGGACGCGGCCGAGTCGCTGACCGCCTCGCTGGACGAGCTGCTGGCCATCTTCGCCGCGCTGCTCGGCATGTCCGTACTGATCGCGCTCTTCGGGATCAGCAACACGCTGTCGCTCTCCGTCTTCGAGCGCACCCGCGAATCCGCGACGCTGCGCGCGCTCGGCCTGACCCGCCGGCAGCTGCGCGCCACGCTGCTGAGTGAGGCGGCGCTGATGGCGCTGGTCGGCGCGCTCGCCGGGGTGCTCTTCGGCGCTGCCACCGGGTGGGCCGCGTCCCTCGGCCTGATCAGCGTGTACGGCACCGGGCTGCCCGTGCTGCCGGTCGGCCGGCTCGCGCTCTTCGCCGCGGTCGCGTCCGGCGCCGCGCTGGTGGCAGCCGTGCTCCCGGCGCGCCGTGCGGCCCGCGCGTCCGTGGTTGCCGCGCTGACCGACGCCTGA
- a CDS encoding SMP-30/gluconolactonase/LRE family protein, producing MQRRTVLALAAAVPAAALVAPGTALAGGQRSVTTIDLPAGWQPEGIAIGDRPIAYFGSRVDGSLYRASLRTGAGEVFSQGPGTPSLGLKIDDRDRLFVSGGTGGDARVVDARSGRVLRSYRLATGTAFVNDVVLTGDGAWFTDSYNPVLYRLTFGRHGSLPAAATSLPLTGIPFTPGGVNANGITLTPDRRALLVVHSPTGVLYRVNTRTGAAVPVDLGGETLVNGDGLLLEGRTLYAVQNRLNQVAVVRLARDGATGRVVTRVTDPSFDVPATVASYGDRLWFPNARFTTPPTPETTYTAVSIRKP from the coding sequence ATGCAACGCCGTACCGTTCTCGCACTCGCCGCCGCCGTCCCCGCGGCCGCGCTCGTCGCGCCCGGCACCGCCCTGGCCGGCGGACAGCGCTCGGTCACCACGATCGACCTGCCGGCCGGCTGGCAGCCCGAGGGCATCGCGATCGGCGACCGCCCGATCGCCTACTTCGGCTCCCGGGTCGACGGGTCGCTCTACCGCGCCAGCCTGCGCACCGGCGCGGGTGAGGTCTTCAGCCAGGGGCCCGGCACGCCGTCGCTCGGCCTGAAGATCGACGACCGCGATCGGCTCTTCGTCTCCGGCGGCACCGGCGGCGACGCGCGCGTGGTCGATGCCCGGTCCGGCCGGGTGCTGCGGTCCTACCGCCTGGCCACCGGCACCGCGTTCGTCAACGACGTGGTGCTGACCGGCGACGGCGCGTGGTTCACCGACTCGTACAACCCGGTGCTGTACCGGCTCACGTTCGGCCGGCACGGCAGCCTGCCGGCGGCCGCCACCTCACTGCCGCTGACCGGCATCCCGTTCACGCCCGGCGGCGTCAACGCCAACGGCATCACACTCACGCCGGACCGCCGCGCGCTGCTCGTGGTGCACTCCCCCACCGGCGTGCTCTACCGGGTGAACACCCGGACCGGCGCCGCGGTCCCGGTCGACCTGGGCGGCGAGACGCTGGTCAACGGCGACGGACTGCTGCTGGAGGGGCGCACGCTCTACGCGGTGCAGAACCGCCTCAACCAGGTCGCGGTGGTCCGGCTCGCCCGCGACGGCGCCACCGGGCGGGTGGTCACCCGGGTCACGGACCCGAGCTTCGACGTGCCGGCCACGGTCGCCTCGTACGGCGACCGGCTGTGGTTCCCGAACGCCCGCTTCACCACACCGCCGACGCCGGAGACCACCTACACCGCGGTCTCGATCCGGAAGCCGTAG